Genomic segment of Anaerobacillus alkaliphilus:
CCACCAGATAAAACTGTTTTTACAATAAAAAACACAAGGAAGTTATCCCTGTGTTAAGAAGGTATTTTCATTTCTAAATGAGAGACTGGCTTCATGTATCTCTTTTGGATCACACGCAAACGAATGAATAAGAAGATGGCTCCTGTTGCGAGTCCCATGATCAAGCCAATCCAATAGCCAAAAGCATTTAACTCAGTAAGAGTTGCTAGGGTATATCCCAGTGGTAAACCAATTACCCAGAATGATAGAACGGCAAGGAGAAATGTTACATTTACATCCTTATACCCTCTAAGTGCGCCTTGAAGTGGTGCACCAATTGCATCAGACATTTGAAAAAAGATCGCAAAGATTAAAAATTGTGAGATTAACTCTAACACAGCCGGTTCGTTTGTATAAAGCATACCAATATGTTTGTTAAATACAAGTAAGATAGCAGAACAGACAATTCCAAGTAAAGCTCCTAGACTAATTCCTAAATAGCTATAGCTTTTTGCATCTTTATAACGCTTAGCGCCTACCTCAAAGCCAATCGTAATCGTTAAGGCCATCGATATACTTAGTGGCAGCATATATAAGAATGATGCAAAGTTAATAGCAGCTTGGTGAGCAGCGATCGTAATTGTGCTGTACTTACTCATTAAAAGTGTAACAGCTGCAAATATACTGGTTTCACAAAACACAGCCAACCCACTTGGGACACCAATTTTTAAAATTTCCCTCCATGCTTGAAGAGAGACTTTAAACCAATTTCTGAAGATATTATATTCTGTGAAAGGGGTAATACGGTGGATAAAAAACACCGATAAACCAAAAATACACCAATAAGTAATTGAGGATGCGATACCAGCTCCGACCCCACCTAATTGTGGGAAACCTAGCTTTCC
This window contains:
- a CDS encoding MATE family efflux transporter translates to MKQTLTLKEKTKQFLYILVPILITQFALFSMNFFDTTMSGHVSSNDLAGVAIGSSLWVPIFTGLSGILMAITPIVAQHIGAGNKKVVPFTVVQGIYLSIVLAIVVIILGVLFLDPILTFMNLDLPVQIIAKNYLLALAFGIFPLFCYTILRSFIDALGHTRVTMIITLLSLPINIFFNYILIFGKLGFPQLGGVGAGIASSITYWCIFGLSVFFIHRITPFTEYNIFRNWFKVSLQAWREILKIGVPSGLAVFCETSIFAAVTLLMSKYSTITIAAHQAAINFASFLYMLPLSISMALTITIGFEVGAKRYKDAKSYSYLGISLGALLGIVCSAILLVFNKHIGMLYTNEPAVLELISQFLIFAIFFQMSDAIGAPLQGALRGYKDVNVTFLLAVLSFWVIGLPLGYTLATLTELNAFGYWIGLIMGLATGAIFLFIRLRVIQKRYMKPVSHLEMKIPS